In the genome of Saccopteryx leptura isolate mSacLep1 chromosome 10, mSacLep1_pri_phased_curated, whole genome shotgun sequence, one region contains:
- the USP19 gene encoding ubiquitin carboxyl-terminal hydrolase 19 isoform X10 encodes MSGGASATGPRRGPPGLEEATSKKKQKDRANQENKDGDPRRGGSVSTAREEQTKDELLLDWRQSADEVIVKLRVGAGPLQLEEVDAAFTNTDCVVRLPDGRQWGGVFYAEIEGSSAKVQARKGGLLQLALPKKVPMLTWPSLLKKPLGTQELVPGLKCQENGQESSPIALELGPEPRRAKQEARNQKRAQGRGEVGAGTGPGAQAGPSAKRAVHLRRGPEGEGSRDGPGPQGDAPAFLAEPAIQAEAEEQLRVPPLNPQTGLLGSGEENLALLSGEKPVSPRNDPVSPAMTRSRDPEKGDRSKEEMALAADAASLVDGKEPESMVSLPFVKNDSYEKGPDSVVVHVYVKEICRDISRVLFREQDFTLIFQTRDGNFLRLHPGCGPHTIFRWQVKLRNLIEPEQCTFCFTASRIDICLRKRQSQRWGGLEAPATRGAVGGAKVAVPTGPTPLDSTPPGGAPHPLTVQEEARAVEKEKPKTRSEDTGLDGVAARTPMEHVAPKPEPHLASPKPTCMVPPMPHSPVSGDSVEEEEEEEKKVCLPGFTGLVNLGNTCFMNSVIQSLSNTRELRDFFHDRSFEAEINYNNPLGTGGRLAIGFAVLLRALWKGTHHAFQPSKLKAIVASKASQFTGFAQHDAQEFMAFLLDGLHEDLNRIQNKPYTETVDSDGRPDEVVAEEAWQRHKMRNDSFIVDLFQGQYKSKLVCPMCAKVSITFDPFLYLPVPLPQKQKVLPVFYFAREPHSKPIKFLVSISKENSSASEVLDSLSQSVHVKPENLRLAEVIKNRFHRVFLPSHSLDTVSPSDTLLCFELLSPELAKERVVVLEVQQRPQVPSIPISKCAACQRKQQSEDEKLKRCTRCYRVGYCNQLCQKTHWPDHKGLCRPENIGYPFLVSVPASRLTYARLAQLLEGYARYSVSVFQPPFQPGRMALESQGPGCTSLHSTSSLEAGDSEREPISIQPPELQPVTPVAEGDTVVPRAWAAPDRVPAPSTSGISSEILASGPIEVGSLPAGERVSRPEAAVPGYQHPSESMNSHTPQFFIYKIDASNREQRLEDKGDTPLDLGDDCSLALVWRNNERLQEFVLVASKELECAEDLGSAGEAARAGHFTLDQCLTLFTRPEVLAPEEAWYCPQCKQHREASKQLLLWRLPNVLIVQLKRFSFRSFIWRDKINDLVEFPVRNLDLSKFCIGQKEEQLPSYDLYAVINHYGGMIGGHYTACARLPNERSSQRSDVGWRLFDDSTVTTVDESQVVTRYAYVLFYRRRNSPVERPPRAGTSEHLPDMGPAAEAAASQGLGPGPAPEVAPTRTAPERFAPPVDCPAPTYSNMEEVD; translated from the exons ATGTCTGGCGGGGCTAGTGCTACAGGCCCAAGAAGAGGGCCCCCAGGACTGGAGGAGGCCACCAGTAAGAAGAAGCAGAAGGATCGAGCAAACCAGGAGAACAAGGATGGAGATCCTAGGAGAGGTG GGTCAGTGTCCACTGCTCGGGAGGAACAGACCAAAGACG AGTTGTTGCTTGATTGGAGGCAGAGTGCAGATGAAGTGATTGTCAAGCTGCGTGTAGGAGCGGGTCCCCTGCAGCTGGAGGAGGTGGATGCTGCTTTCACGAACACAGACTGTGTGGTGCGGCTTCCAG ATGGTCGGCAGTGGGGTGGTGTTTTCTATGCTGAGATAGAAGGTTCTAGCGCCAAAGTGCAGGCTCGTAAAGGTGGCCTCCTGCAGCTGGCACTGCCCAAGAAGGTGCCTATGCTCACATGGCCCTCTCTCCTG AAGAAACCTCTGGGGACGCAGGAGTTGGTGCCAGGGCTGAAGTGCCAGGAGAATGGGCAGGAGTCGTCTCCCATTGCCCTGGAGCTGGGCCCTGAGCCCCGCCGGGCCAAGCAGGAGGCCCGGAACCAGAAGCGGGCCCAGGGCCGTGGTGAGGTAGGGGCGGGGACTGGCCCTGGGGCCCAGGCGGGGCCCAGTGCCAAGAGGGCTGTGCATCTCCGAAGAGGGCCAGAGGGAGAAGGGTCCAGAGATGGCCCTGGACCCCAGGGCGATGCCCCCGCCTTCCTGGCTGAGCCAGCCATCCAG GCTGAGGCTGAGGAACAGCTCCGGGTACCACCATTGAACCCCCAGACCGGCCTCCTGGGCTCAGGAGAGGAGAATCTAGCACTTTTGTCAGGAGAGAAGCCAGTGTCCCCCAGGAATGACCCAGTCTCTCCAGCCATGACCCGAAGCAGAGACCCTGAGAAAGGTGACCGTTCCAAAGAGGAGATGGCGCTGGCAGCAGATGCTGCGTCCTTGGTGGATGGTAAAG AGCCCGAGTCCATGGTGAGCCTACCGTTTGTCAAGAACGACTCCTATGAGAAGGGGCCTGACTCGGTGGTGGTGCACGTGTACGTGAAGGAAATCTGCAGGGACATCTCTCGAGTGCTTTTCCGCGAGCAGGACTTCACCCTGATCTTCCagaccag GGACGGGAACTTCCTGAGACTGCACCCGGGCTGCGGGCCCCATACCATCTTCCGTTGGCAGGTGAAGCTCAG GAACCTGATTGAGCCAGAGCAGTGTACCTTCTGCTTCACAGCTTCTCGCATTGACATTTGCCTCCGGAAGCGGCAGAGTCAACGCTGGGGGGGGCTGGAGGCCCCAGCTACACGAG GTGCAGTGGGTGGTGCAAAGGTTGCCGTGCCGACAGGCCCAACCCCTCTGGATTCAACCCCACCGGGAGGTGCCCCACACCCCCTGACGGTCCAGGAGGAAGCCCGGGCTGTGGAGAAGGAGAAACCGAAGACTCGATCTGAGGACACAGGCCTGGATGGTGTGGCAGCTCGTACCCCCATGGAACATGTCGCCCCAAAGCCAGAACCTCACTTGGCCTCA CCCAAGCCCACATGCATGGTGCCTCCAATGCCCCACAGCCCTGTGAGCGGAGACAgtgtggaggaagaggaagaggaagagaagaaggtgtGTCTGCCAGGCTTCACTGGCCTTGTCAATCTAGGCAACACCTGCTTCATGAATAGCGTCATTCAATCTTTGTCCAACACTCGGGAGCTCCGGGACTTCTTCCATG ACCGCTCCTTTGAGGCCGAAATCAACTATAACAACCCACTGGGGACAGGTGGGCGTCTAGCCATTGGCTTTGCCGTGCTGCTCCGGGCACTGTGGAAGGGCACCCACCATGCCTTCCAGCCTTCCAAGTTAAAG GCCATTGTGGCCAGCAAGGCCAGCCAGTTCACAGGCTTTGCGCAGCATGATGCCCAGGAGTTCATGGCTTTTCTGCTGGACGGGCTGCATGAGGACCTGAACCGCATTCAGAATAAGCCCTACACGGAGACCGTGGACTCCGATGGCCGGCCCGACGAG GTGGTGGCTGAGGAAGCATGGCAGAGACACAAGATGAGGAATGACTCTTTCATCGTGGACCTGTTCCAGGGCCAGTACAAGTCAAAGCTGGTGTGCCCCATGTGCGCCAAG GTCTCCATCACGTTTGACCCATTCCTCTACCTGCCGGTGCCCTTGCCACAGAAGCAGAAGGTTCTGCCCGTCTTCTATTTTGCCCGGGAGCCCCACAGTAAGCCCATCAAG TTCCTGGTGAGCATCAGCAAAGAGAACTCCAGCGCGAGCGAGGTGCTGGACTCCCTCTCCCAGAGTGTCCATGTGAAGCCCGAGAACCTGCGTCTGGCCGAG GTGATTAAGAATCGTTTCCATCGTGTGTTCTTGCCCTCCCACTCCCTGGACACTGTGTCCCCATCGGACACACTCCTCTGCTTTGAGCTGTTGTCCCCAGAGCTGGCTAAGGAGCGGGTGGTAGTGCTCGAGGTGCAGCAG CGCCCCCAGGTGCCCAGCATTCCCATCTCCAAGTGCGCAGCCTGCCAACGGAAGCAACAGTCCGAGGATGAGAAGCTGAAACGCTGTACTCGGTGCTACCGCGTGGGCTACTGCAACCA gctcTGCCAGAAAACCCACTGGCCTGACCACAAGGGCCTCTGCCGCCCTGAGAACATCGGTTACCCCTTCCTGGTCAGCGTACCTGCCTCACGCCTCACTTACGCTCGTCTTGCTCAGTTGCTAGAGGGCTATGCCCG GTATTCTGTGAGTGTATTCCAGCCTCCCTTCCAGCCTGGCCGCATGGCCTTGGAGTCTCAGGGCCCTGGGTGCACCTCATTGCACTCCACTAGCTCCCTGGAGGCTGGGGACAGCGAGAGGGAACCCATCTCCATTCAGCCGCCTGAGCTCCAGCCGGTGACCCCTGTGGCTGAGGGGGACACAGTGGTTCCCCGGGCATGGGCAGCCCCTGATCGGGTCCCTGCGCCCAGCACCAGTGGAATTTCTTCTGAGATTCTGGCCAGTGGGCCCATTGAAGTTGGTTCCTTGCCAGCTGGTGAGAGGGTATCCCGGCCCGAAG CTGCTGTGCCTGGGTACCAGCACCCAAGTGAATCCATGAATTCCCACACACCCCagttctttatctataaaattgaCGCGTCCAACCGGGAGCAGCGGCTGGAGGATAAAG GAGATACCCCGTTGGATCTGGGCGATGACTGCAGCCTGGCCCTTGTCTGGCGGAACAATGAGCGCCTACAGGAGTTCGTATTGGTGGCCTCCAAGGAGCTGGAGTGTGCCGAGGACCTGGGTTCTGCTGGGGAGGCTGCCCGTGCTGGCCACTTCACTCTGGACCAGTGCCTCACCCTCTTCACGCGGCCCGAAGTGCTGGCGCCCGAGGAGGCTTG GTACTGCCCGCAGTGCAAACAACACCGGGAGGCCTCCAAGCAGCTTCTGCTCTGGCGCCTGCCGAACGTGCTCATTGTGCAGCTTAAGCGCTTCTCCTTTCGCAGTTTTATTTGGCGTGACAAGATCAATGACTTGGTGGAGTTCCCTGTTCG GAACCTGGACCTGAGCAAATTCTGCATTGGTCAGAAAGAGGAGCAGTTGCCCAGCTACGACCTGTATGCTGTCATCAACCACTACGGAGGCATGATTGGTGGCCACTACACAGCCTGTGCACGCCTGCCCAATGAGCGCAGCAGCCAGCGCAGTGACGTGG GCTGGCGCTTGTTTGATGATAGCACGGTGACAACAGTAGACGAGAGCCAGGTTGTGACGCGTTACGCCTATGTCCTCTTCTACCGCCGGCGGAACTCTCCTGTGGAGAGGCCTCCCCGGGCAGGTACCTCTGAGCACCTCCCAGACATGGGCCCTGCAGCCGAGGCTGCTGCCAGCCAG GGACTAGGCCCTGGCCCGGCCCCCGAGGTGGCCCCCACGCGGACAGCCCCTGAACGCTTCGCCCCCCCTGTGgactgcccagcccccacctaCAGCAACATGGAGGAGGTCGATTAG
- the USP19 gene encoding ubiquitin carboxyl-terminal hydrolase 19 isoform X8 — translation MSGGASATGPRRGPPGLEEATSKKKQKDRANQENKDGDPRRGGSVSTAREEQTKDELLLDWRQSADEVIVKLRVGAGPLQLEEVDAAFTNTDCVVRLPDGRQWGGVFYAEIEGSSAKVQARKGGLLQLALPKKVPMLTWPSLLKPLGTQELVPGLKCQENGQESSPIALELGPEPRRAKQEARNQKRAQGRGEVGAGTGPGAQAGPSAKRAVHLRRGPEGEGSRDGPGPQGDAPAFLAEPAIQAEAEEQLRVPPLNPQTGLLGSGEENLALLSGEKPVSPRNDPVSPAMTRSRDPEKGDRSKEEMALAADAASLVDEPESMVSLPFVKNDSYEKGPDSVVVHVYVKEICRDISRVLFREQDFTLIFQTRDGNFLRLHPGCGPHTIFRWQVKLRNLIEPEQCTFCFTASRIDICLRKRQSQRWGGLEAPATRVGGAKVAVPTGPTPLDSTPPGGAPHPLTVQEEARAVEKEKPKTRSEDTGLDGVAARTPMEHVAPKPEPHLASPKPTCMVPPMPHSPVSGDSVEEEEEEEKKVCLPGFTGLVNLGNTCFMNSVIQSLSNTRELRDFFHDRSFEAEINYNNPLGTGGRLAIGFAVLLRALWKGTHHAFQPSKLKAIVASKASQFTGFAQHDAQEFMAFLLDGLHEDLNRIQNKPYTETVDSDGRPDEVVAEEAWQRHKMRNDSFIVDLFQGQYKSKLVCPMCAKVSITFDPFLYLPVPLPQKQKVLPVFYFAREPHSKPIKFLVSISKENSSASEVLDSLSQSVHVKPENLRLAEVIKNRFHRVFLPSHSLDTVSPSDTLLCFELLSPELAKERVVVLEVQQRPQVPSIPISKCAACQRKQQSEDEKLKRCTRCYRVGYCNQLCQKTHWPDHKGLCRPENIGYPFLVSVPASRLTYARLAQLLEGYARYSVSVFQPPFQPGRMALESQGPGCTSLHSTSSLEAGDSEREPISIQPPELQPVTPVAEGDTVVPRAWAAPDRVPAPSTSGISSEILASGPIEVGSLPAGERVSRPEAAVPGYQHPSESMNSHTPQFFIYKIDASNREQRLEDKGDTPLDLGDDCSLALVWRNNERLQEFVLVASKELECAEDLGSAGEAARAGHFTLDQCLTLFTRPEVLAPEEAWYCPQCKQHREASKQLLLWRLPNVLIVQLKRFSFRSFIWRDKINDLVEFPVRNLDLSKFCIGQKEEQLPSYDLYAVINHYGGMIGGHYTACARLPNERSSQRSDVGWRLFDDSTVTTVDESQVVTRYAYVLFYRRRNSPVERPPRAGTSEHLPDMGPAAEAAASQASRIWQELEAEEEPVPEGPAPLGPWGPQDWVGPPPRGPTTADEGCLRYFVLGTVAALVALVLNVFYPLVSQSRWR, via the exons ATGTCTGGCGGGGCTAGTGCTACAGGCCCAAGAAGAGGGCCCCCAGGACTGGAGGAGGCCACCAGTAAGAAGAAGCAGAAGGATCGAGCAAACCAGGAGAACAAGGATGGAGATCCTAGGAGAGGTG GGTCAGTGTCCACTGCTCGGGAGGAACAGACCAAAGACG AGTTGTTGCTTGATTGGAGGCAGAGTGCAGATGAAGTGATTGTCAAGCTGCGTGTAGGAGCGGGTCCCCTGCAGCTGGAGGAGGTGGATGCTGCTTTCACGAACACAGACTGTGTGGTGCGGCTTCCAG ATGGTCGGCAGTGGGGTGGTGTTTTCTATGCTGAGATAGAAGGTTCTAGCGCCAAAGTGCAGGCTCGTAAAGGTGGCCTCCTGCAGCTGGCACTGCCCAAGAAGGTGCCTATGCTCACATGGCCCTCTCTCCTG AAACCTCTGGGGACGCAGGAGTTGGTGCCAGGGCTGAAGTGCCAGGAGAATGGGCAGGAGTCGTCTCCCATTGCCCTGGAGCTGGGCCCTGAGCCCCGCCGGGCCAAGCAGGAGGCCCGGAACCAGAAGCGGGCCCAGGGCCGTGGTGAGGTAGGGGCGGGGACTGGCCCTGGGGCCCAGGCGGGGCCCAGTGCCAAGAGGGCTGTGCATCTCCGAAGAGGGCCAGAGGGAGAAGGGTCCAGAGATGGCCCTGGACCCCAGGGCGATGCCCCCGCCTTCCTGGCTGAGCCAGCCATCCAG GCTGAGGCTGAGGAACAGCTCCGGGTACCACCATTGAACCCCCAGACCGGCCTCCTGGGCTCAGGAGAGGAGAATCTAGCACTTTTGTCAGGAGAGAAGCCAGTGTCCCCCAGGAATGACCCAGTCTCTCCAGCCATGACCCGAAGCAGAGACCCTGAGAAAGGTGACCGTTCCAAAGAGGAGATGGCGCTGGCAGCAGATGCTGCGTCCTTGGTGGATG AGCCCGAGTCCATGGTGAGCCTACCGTTTGTCAAGAACGACTCCTATGAGAAGGGGCCTGACTCGGTGGTGGTGCACGTGTACGTGAAGGAAATCTGCAGGGACATCTCTCGAGTGCTTTTCCGCGAGCAGGACTTCACCCTGATCTTCCagaccag GGACGGGAACTTCCTGAGACTGCACCCGGGCTGCGGGCCCCATACCATCTTCCGTTGGCAGGTGAAGCTCAG GAACCTGATTGAGCCAGAGCAGTGTACCTTCTGCTTCACAGCTTCTCGCATTGACATTTGCCTCCGGAAGCGGCAGAGTCAACGCTGGGGGGGGCTGGAGGCCCCAGCTACACGAG TGGGTGGTGCAAAGGTTGCCGTGCCGACAGGCCCAACCCCTCTGGATTCAACCCCACCGGGAGGTGCCCCACACCCCCTGACGGTCCAGGAGGAAGCCCGGGCTGTGGAGAAGGAGAAACCGAAGACTCGATCTGAGGACACAGGCCTGGATGGTGTGGCAGCTCGTACCCCCATGGAACATGTCGCCCCAAAGCCAGAACCTCACTTGGCCTCA CCCAAGCCCACATGCATGGTGCCTCCAATGCCCCACAGCCCTGTGAGCGGAGACAgtgtggaggaagaggaagaggaagagaagaaggtgtGTCTGCCAGGCTTCACTGGCCTTGTCAATCTAGGCAACACCTGCTTCATGAATAGCGTCATTCAATCTTTGTCCAACACTCGGGAGCTCCGGGACTTCTTCCATG ACCGCTCCTTTGAGGCCGAAATCAACTATAACAACCCACTGGGGACAGGTGGGCGTCTAGCCATTGGCTTTGCCGTGCTGCTCCGGGCACTGTGGAAGGGCACCCACCATGCCTTCCAGCCTTCCAAGTTAAAG GCCATTGTGGCCAGCAAGGCCAGCCAGTTCACAGGCTTTGCGCAGCATGATGCCCAGGAGTTCATGGCTTTTCTGCTGGACGGGCTGCATGAGGACCTGAACCGCATTCAGAATAAGCCCTACACGGAGACCGTGGACTCCGATGGCCGGCCCGACGAG GTGGTGGCTGAGGAAGCATGGCAGAGACACAAGATGAGGAATGACTCTTTCATCGTGGACCTGTTCCAGGGCCAGTACAAGTCAAAGCTGGTGTGCCCCATGTGCGCCAAG GTCTCCATCACGTTTGACCCATTCCTCTACCTGCCGGTGCCCTTGCCACAGAAGCAGAAGGTTCTGCCCGTCTTCTATTTTGCCCGGGAGCCCCACAGTAAGCCCATCAAG TTCCTGGTGAGCATCAGCAAAGAGAACTCCAGCGCGAGCGAGGTGCTGGACTCCCTCTCCCAGAGTGTCCATGTGAAGCCCGAGAACCTGCGTCTGGCCGAG GTGATTAAGAATCGTTTCCATCGTGTGTTCTTGCCCTCCCACTCCCTGGACACTGTGTCCCCATCGGACACACTCCTCTGCTTTGAGCTGTTGTCCCCAGAGCTGGCTAAGGAGCGGGTGGTAGTGCTCGAGGTGCAGCAG CGCCCCCAGGTGCCCAGCATTCCCATCTCCAAGTGCGCAGCCTGCCAACGGAAGCAACAGTCCGAGGATGAGAAGCTGAAACGCTGTACTCGGTGCTACCGCGTGGGCTACTGCAACCA gctcTGCCAGAAAACCCACTGGCCTGACCACAAGGGCCTCTGCCGCCCTGAGAACATCGGTTACCCCTTCCTGGTCAGCGTACCTGCCTCACGCCTCACTTACGCTCGTCTTGCTCAGTTGCTAGAGGGCTATGCCCG GTATTCTGTGAGTGTATTCCAGCCTCCCTTCCAGCCTGGCCGCATGGCCTTGGAGTCTCAGGGCCCTGGGTGCACCTCATTGCACTCCACTAGCTCCCTGGAGGCTGGGGACAGCGAGAGGGAACCCATCTCCATTCAGCCGCCTGAGCTCCAGCCGGTGACCCCTGTGGCTGAGGGGGACACAGTGGTTCCCCGGGCATGGGCAGCCCCTGATCGGGTCCCTGCGCCCAGCACCAGTGGAATTTCTTCTGAGATTCTGGCCAGTGGGCCCATTGAAGTTGGTTCCTTGCCAGCTGGTGAGAGGGTATCCCGGCCCGAAG CTGCTGTGCCTGGGTACCAGCACCCAAGTGAATCCATGAATTCCCACACACCCCagttctttatctataaaattgaCGCGTCCAACCGGGAGCAGCGGCTGGAGGATAAAG GAGATACCCCGTTGGATCTGGGCGATGACTGCAGCCTGGCCCTTGTCTGGCGGAACAATGAGCGCCTACAGGAGTTCGTATTGGTGGCCTCCAAGGAGCTGGAGTGTGCCGAGGACCTGGGTTCTGCTGGGGAGGCTGCCCGTGCTGGCCACTTCACTCTGGACCAGTGCCTCACCCTCTTCACGCGGCCCGAAGTGCTGGCGCCCGAGGAGGCTTG GTACTGCCCGCAGTGCAAACAACACCGGGAGGCCTCCAAGCAGCTTCTGCTCTGGCGCCTGCCGAACGTGCTCATTGTGCAGCTTAAGCGCTTCTCCTTTCGCAGTTTTATTTGGCGTGACAAGATCAATGACTTGGTGGAGTTCCCTGTTCG GAACCTGGACCTGAGCAAATTCTGCATTGGTCAGAAAGAGGAGCAGTTGCCCAGCTACGACCTGTATGCTGTCATCAACCACTACGGAGGCATGATTGGTGGCCACTACACAGCCTGTGCACGCCTGCCCAATGAGCGCAGCAGCCAGCGCAGTGACGTGG GCTGGCGCTTGTTTGATGATAGCACGGTGACAACAGTAGACGAGAGCCAGGTTGTGACGCGTTACGCCTATGTCCTCTTCTACCGCCGGCGGAACTCTCCTGTGGAGAGGCCTCCCCGGGCAGGTACCTCTGAGCACCTCCCAGACATGGGCCCTGCAGCCGAGGCTGCTGCCAGCCAG GCTTCCCGGATTTGGCAGGAGCTGGAGGCGGAGGAGGAGCCGGTACCCGAGGGGCCTGCGCCCCTGGGACCCTGGGGGCCCCAAGACTGGGTGGGCCCCCCGCCACGTGGCCCTACCACAGCTGATGAGGGCTGCCTCCGGTACTTTGTTCTGGGCACCGTGGCAGCTTTGGTGGCCCTCGTGCTCAACGTGTTCTATCCTCTGGTATCCCAGAGTCGCTGGAGATGA